One region of Centropristis striata isolate RG_2023a ecotype Rhode Island chromosome 3, C.striata_1.0, whole genome shotgun sequence genomic DNA includes:
- the pik3c2b gene encoding phosphatidylinositol 4-phosphate 3-kinase C2 domain-containing subunit beta isoform X2, with translation MSAQTQKEGGEAGWGVLESLGLSQKELVLAEALQMEYDALSRLKQDKTEPGPQPGSRAPSQTRSKTPNPPTERPRPAPPGGGLLRGLSGSDPSLNQPGGSRSAPPPPARAPPPQGVTESLYILDGPEVGKSRDSPGSSLGDSVGPGSGFPSKGFPFLADDVPPAVPPRNPIPPPGSENPFLPPRGPPALRDVNLFTPDVDPPKLTSDLNYDSINNSLSRLNGSRQAPRGRRANGDHSGKPVARSKTLPPQVPPRTYVPAPKTNKNQRRVSADPVSLGSRMNGFGYELFQVSEERDEEVAAFCHMLDLLRSAYPHSERRSNGGFVWSLAVGMEELHQALGVSVKVTVVSEHFREPLTFTCDGSSTVDLLIYQTLCYAQDDLDHLDVDEFLLKVCGHDEYLNNSQTLAGLEFVQQCLKFDWDVRLFLTKRSNINTELRRTKEDDETPSTMNHSILLQERPIKQTVTREALTLLLDTFHNEAESFLLSEVELSLHVERLVQSVKALCSSLAAVETPDVTAALSQLPACPCRLQPKVLKDASVLAVRENREKVVEKLTAAILDLVELYCSTFNANFHPTAPSRDCMAPLQEAGLVTTVLSFNVHAAHRIPITWAASYEGFFLSCSLTHGGAELCAPQHTSKQSVSKYLFHLVVWDQRVCFPVQVNQLPRESQLTVTLYASSLPPPGGAEEKGKQRRIEALGWVTMPLFNFRHVLTCGRKLLGLWPSAPGRTGNARTSSPNFSQPDSVILQVDFPTSSFEVRFSTPPPADFCPQYDFSRLDTISQIQLQDVLHKKAVFWLTVEDRRLLWEKKAFCQSESAALPLVLASAPCWEWACLPDIYALLRQWACPGHLDALGLLHASFPDQELRRTAVQWMDSISDPELLDYLPQLVQALKYECYLDSSLVRFLLRRAIGDVRIAHYLFWLLKDNLQDSQFSARYQHLLAALLCCVGRGLREEFDRQCWLVSILAKVSHKVRDASPSSRQCVLRDGLEEMKQFFSVNSSCRLPLNPALLVTGINIQSCSFFNSNAVPLKLSFQNLDPLGDNVNVIFKSGDDLRQDMLTLQVIRIMNKIWIQEGLDMRMVIFKCFSTGRGRGMVEMIPQADTLRKIQVEHGVTGSFKDRPLADWLQKHNQSDEQYDKAVENFIFSCAGCCVATYVLGICDRHNDNIMLKTSGHMFHIDFGKFLGHAQMFGNIKRDRAPFVFTSDMAYVINGGDKPSSRFHDFVDLCCEAYNLIRKHTHLFLNLLGLMLSCGIPELSDLEDLKYVYDALRPHESEADATMYFTRLIESSLGSVATKLNFFIHNLAQMKFASSEDRPTLSFAPRVHTAKTDGLIRSLYICRHIRTSKGYAFVVKVERDGQQEALLVQRTFEEFHELHNKLRLIFPSNKLPSFPSRVVIGRSRGEAMADRRKDELNGYVWHLIHAATEVAQCDLVYTFFHPLPRDERPGTSSSKPAELSWSPVAGKELGEVKLSISYKNDKLFIMVMHIRGLPLQDGTDPDPYVKLYLLPDPQKTSKRKTKAARRTCNPTYNEMLVYERIPRGDLDQRVIHLRVLGDGAFWENTLLGETFIPLKRLVPGQHWVDWHRLGGSDPAH, from the exons ATGTCGGCTCAGACCCAGAAGGAGGGCGGCGAGGCGGGCTGGGGGGTCCTGGAGTCTTTGGGTCTCAGTCAGAAGGAGCTGGTCCTGGCCGAGGCCCTGCAGATGGAGTACGACGCCCTGTCCCGGCTCAAACAGGACAAGACGGAGCCGGGACCCCAGCCCGGCTCCAGAGCTCCCAGCCAGACCCGCTCAAAGACCCCCAACCCCCCCACGGAGCGGCCCCGCCCTGCCCCCCCAGGAGGAGGCCTGCTGAGGGGCCTCTCAGGGTCCGACCCATCCCTTAACCAGCCCGGGGGGTCCCGGTCCGCTCCACCACCCCCAGCTCGGGCGCCCCCCCCTCAGGGAGTCACAGAGTCCCTGTACATCCTGGACGGTCCTGAGGTCGGCAAGTCCCGGGACAGCCCTGGGTCCAGCCTCGGGGACTCAGTAGGACCTGGGTCGGGGTTTCCCTCCAAAGGCTTCCCGTTTCTTGCGGACGACGTCCCCCCGGCCGTCCCCCCGAGGAACCCAATCCCCCCGCCGGGGTCGGAGAACCCCTTCCTGCCCCCCCGAGGGCCACCGGCGCTGCGCGACGTGAACCTGTTCACGCCGGACGTGGACCCGCCCAAGCTGACCTCAGACCTGAACTATGACAGCATCAACAACTCGCTGTCCCGCCTCAACGGGAGCCGCCAGGCGCCGCGAGGCCGCCGCGCCAACGGGGACCATTCAGGGAAGCCTGTGGCTCGGAGCAAGACCCTCCCCCCTCAGGTCCCACCCAGGACCTACGTCCCCGCCCCCAAGACCAACAAGAACCAGCGGCGGGTCTCTGCAGACCCG gtgtctCTGGGCTCCAGGATGAACGGTTTTGGGTACGAACTGTTCCAGGTGTCAGAGGAGAGAGACGAGGAGGTGGCCGCCTTCTGCCACATGCTGGACCT GCTGCGGTCGGCGTACCCTCACAGCGAGCGGCGGTCTAACGGGGGCTTCGTGTGGTCTCTGGCAGTGGGCATGGAGGAGCTGCATCAGGCTCTGGGTGTCAGCGTGAAGGTGACGGTCGTCAGCGAACACTTCAGAGAGCCGCTCACCTTCACCTGCGATG GCTCGTCCACGGTGGACCTGCTGATCTACCAGACTCTGTGCTACGCTCAGGATGATCTGGATCACCTGGACGTGGACGAGTTCCTGCTGAAGGTCTGTGGACATGACGAGTACCTCAACAa ctctCAGACTCTGGCTGGTCTGGAGTTTGTCCAACAGTGTCTGAAGTTTGACTGGGACGTCAGACTGTTTCTGACCAAGAGATCAAACATCAACACGGAGCTGAGACGcacg AAAGAAGACGATGAGACTCCGTCCACCATGAACCACAGCATCCTGCTGCAGGAGCGTCCAATCAAACAGACCGTCACCAG agAGGCTCTGACTCTGCTGCTCGACACGTTTCATAACGAAGCAGAGTCCTTCCTGCTGTCagag GTGGAGCTGTCGCTGCATGTCGAGCGTCTCGTCCAATCAGTGAAGGCGCTCTGCAGCTCGTTAGCTGCCGTGGAGACACCTGATGTCACCGCCGCCCTCAGCCAGCTCCCAGCATGCCCCTGTCGTCTGCAACCCAAAGTCCTGAAg gATGCTTCAGTGCTGGCTGTCAGAGAGAACAGAg AGAAAGTGGTGGAGAAGTTGACGGCGGCGATCTTGGACCTGGTGGAGCTGTACTGCAGTACTTTTAACGCTAACTTCCACCCGACGGCGCCGAGCCGCGACTGCATGGCACCGCTGCAGGAGGCGGGCCTCGTCACCACCGTGCTGTCCTTCAACGTGCATGCCGCCCACCGCATCCCCATCACCTGGGCGGCCAG TTACGAGGGGTTCTTCTTGTCCTGCTCACTGACTCACGGAGGGGCGGAGCTCTGCGCGCCACAGCACACCAGCAAGCAGTCTGTCAGCAAATACCTGTTCCACCTGGTGGTCTGGGACCAGAG GGTGTGTTTCCCGGTGCAGGTGAACCAGCTGCCCAGGGAGTCCCAGCTGACGGTGACCCTGTATGCGAGCTCTCTGCCGCCCCCCGGAGGAGCTGAGGAGAAGGGAAAGCAGCGGCGCATCGAGGCGCTCGGTTGGGTCACCATGCCGCTCTTCAACTTCAGACA CGTGCTGACCTGTGGCAGGAAGTTACTGGGTCTGTGGCCTTCGGCTCCGGGGAGGACAGGTAACGCCCGGACCAGCTCGCCAAACTTCAGCCAGCCGGATAGCGTGATCCTGCAG GTGGACTTCCCCACCTCGTCCTTCGAGGTCCGGTTCAGTACTCCTCCTCCAGCAGACTTCTGTCCTCAGTATGACTTCTCCAGACTGGACACCATCAGCCAGATTCAGCTGCAGGACGTCCTCCACAAGAAGGCTGTCttctg GCTGACGGTGGAGGACAGGCGTCTCTTGTGGGAGAAGAAGGCGTTCTGTCAGTCTGAGAGTGCGGCACTGCCCCTGGTCCTGgccagcgccccctgctgggagTGGGCCTGCCTGCCGGACATCTACGCCCTGCTGAGACAGTGGGCCTGCCCGGGACACCTGGACGCCCTGGGTCTGCTGCACGCCTC gttcCCGGACCAGGAGCTGCGGAGGACGGCGGTCCAGTGGATGGACTCCATCTCAGACCCAGAGCTGCTGGACTACCTGCCGCAGCTGGTCCAG gCTCTGAAGTATGAGTGTTACCTGGACAGTTCTCTGGTTCGGTTCCTCCTCCGTAGAGCCATCGGAGACGTTCGCATCGCCCACTACCTCTTCTG gctGCTGAAGGACAACCTGCAGGACAGTCAGTTCAGTGCTCGCTACCAGCACCTGCTGGCCGCTCTGCTGTGCTGCGTGGGTCGCGGTCTGCGTGAGGAGTTCGACCGGCAGTGCTGGCTCGTCTCCATCCTTGCCAAGGTGTCTCACAAGGTGCGGGACGCCTCGCCGTCCAGCAGACAG tgtgttCTCAGAGACGGGCTGGAGGAGATGAAGCAGTTCTTCTCAGTGAACAGCAGCTGCAGACTTCCTCTGAACCCAGCACTGTTAGTGACAGGAATCAACatccag TCGTGTTCCTTCTTCAACTCCAACGCTGTCCCTCTCAAGCTGTCCTTCCAGAACCTGGACCCTCTGGGGGACAACGTCAACGTCATCTTCAAG tcAGGAGACGACCTGCGGCAGGACATGCTGACTCTGCAGGTGATCCGCATAATGAACAAGATCTGGATCCAGGAGGGTCTGGACATGAGGATGGTCATCTTCAAATGTTTCTCCACCGGCAGAGGACGAG GGATGGTGGAGATGATCCCTCAGGCCGACACGCTGAGGAAGATCCAGGTGGAACACGGAGTCACTGGATCCTTCAAGGATCGACCTCTGGCTGActggctgcagaaacacaacCAGAGTGATGAGCAGTACGACaag GCGGTGGAGAACTTCATCTTCTCCTGTGCTGGCTGCTGTGTAGCTACGTATGTTTTGGGGATCTGTGATCGTCACAACGACAACATCATGCTGAAGACCAGCGGACACATGTTCCACATTGACTTCGGCAAGTTCCTGGGACACGCCCAGATGTTCGGCAACATCAAGAG GGACCGCGCCCCCTTCGTGTTCACCTCTGACATGGCATACGTCATCAACGGAGGAGACAAACCGTCGAGTCGATTCCACGACTTTGTGGATCTGTGCTGCGAGGCCTACAACCtgatcagaaaacacacacacctgttccTCAACCTGCTGGGCCTG atgttgTCCTGTGGGATCCCTGAACTCTCTGATCTGGAGGATCTGAAATATGTCTATGACGCGCTGAGACCGCATGAGTCTGAAGCAGATGCCACCATGTACTTCACcag gctgaTAGAGTCCAGTCTGGGCAGCGTGGCCACCAAGCTGAACTTCTTCATCCATAACTTGGCTCAGATGAAGTTTGCCTCGTCGGAGGACCGGCCCACGCTGTCCTTCGCTCCTCGAGTCCACACAGCCAAGACCGACGGACTCATCAGGAGCCTGTACATCTGCAGACACATCAGGACCAGCAAGGGCTAC gCGTTCGTGGTGAAGGTGGAGCGTGACGGGCAGCAGGAGGCGCTGTTGGTTCAGAGGACGTTTGAAGAGTTTCATGAACTTCACAACAAACTGAGACTCATCTTCCCCTCTAACAAACTGCCGag TTTCCCGAGCCGTGTTGTGATTGGTCGGTCTCGTGGCGAGGCGATGGCGGATCGGAGGAAGGACGAGCTGAACGGATACGTGTGGCACCTGATCCACGCTGCCACGGAGGTCGCTCAg tgtgacCTGGTCTACACTTTCTTCCACCCGCTGCCTCGAGACGAGAGACCTGGAACCTCAAGCAGCAAACCTGCag agctGTCCTGGTCTCCAGTTGCAGGAAAAGAACTTGGTGAAGTGAAACTGTCGATCAGCTACAAGAACGACAAACTGTTCATCATGGTGATGCACATCAGAGGCctg CCCCTGCAGGACGGGACGGACCCCGACCCATACGTCAAGCTCTACCTGCTGCCCGACCCGCAGAAGACCAGCAAGAGGAAGACCAAGGCCGCCCGCCGCACCTGCAACCCCACCTACAACGAAATG CTGGTGTACGAGCGGATCCCTCGGGGGGACCTGGACCAGAGGGTGATCCACCTCAGGGTTCTAGGTGACGGGGCGTTCTGGGAGAACACTCTGCTGGGAGAAACCTTTATCCCCCTGAAGAGGCTCGTCCCCGGCCAGCACTGGGTGGACTGGCACCGGCTGGGCGGCTCAGACCCTGCCCACTAG
- the pik3c2b gene encoding phosphatidylinositol 4-phosphate 3-kinase C2 domain-containing subunit beta isoform X1 — translation MSAQTQKEGGEAGWGVLESLGLSQKELVLAEALQMEYDALSRLKQDKTEPGPQPGSRAPSQTRSKTPNPPTERPRPAPPGGGLLRGLSGSDPSLNQPGGSRSAPPPPARAPPPQGVTESLYILDGPEVGKSRDSPGSSLGDSVGPGSGFPSKGFPFLADDVPPAVPPRNPIPPPGSENPFLPPRGPPALRDVNLFTPDVDPPKLTSDLNYDSINNSLSRLNGSRQAPRGRRANGDHSGKPVARSKTLPPQVPPRTYVPAPKTNKNQRRVSADPVSLGSRMNGFGYELFQVSEERDEEVAAFCHMLDLLRSAYPHSERRSNGGFVWSLAVGMEELHQALGVSVKVTVVSEHFREPLTFTCDGSSTVDLLIYQTLCYAQDDLDHLDVDEFLLKVCGHDEYLNNSQTLAGLEFVQQCLKFDWDVRLFLTKRSNINTELRRTKEDDETPSTMNHSILLQERPIKQTVTREALTLLLDTFHNEAESFLLSEVELSLHVERLVQSVKALCSSLAAVETPDVTAALSQLPACPCRLQPKVLKDASVLAVRENREKVVEKLTAAILDLVELYCSTFNANFHPTAPSRDCMAPLQEAGLVTTVLSFNVHAAHRIPITWAASYEGFFLSCSLTHGGAELCAPQHTSKQSVSKYLFHLVVWDQRVCFPVQVNQLPRESQLTVTLYASSLPPPGGAEEKGKQRRIEALGWVTMPLFNFRHVLTCGRKLLGLWPSAPGRTGNARTSSPNFSQPDSVILQVDFPTSSFEVRFSTPPPADFCPQYDFSRLDTISQIQLQDVLHKKAVFWLTVEDRRLLWEKKAFCQSESAALPLVLASAPCWEWACLPDIYALLRQWACPGHLDALGLLHASFPDQELRRTAVQWMDSISDPELLDYLPQLVQALKYECYLDSSLVRFLLRRAIGDVRIAHYLFWLLKDNLQDSQFSARYQHLLAALLCCVGRGLREEFDRQCWLVSILAKVSHKVRDASPSSRQCVLRDGLEEMKQFFSVNSSCRLPLNPALLVTGINIQSCSFFNSNAVPLKLSFQNLDPLGDNVNVIFKSGDDLRQDMLTLQVIRIMNKIWIQEGLDMRMVIFKCFSTGRGRGMVEMIPQADTLRKIQVEHGVTGSFKDRPLADWLQKHNQSDEQYDKAVENFIFSCAGCCVATYVLGICDRHNDNIMLKTSGHMFHIDFGKFLGHAQMFGNIKRDRAPFVFTSDMAYVINGGDKPSSRFHDFVDLCCEAYNLIRKHTHLFLNLLGLMLSCGIPELSDLEDLKYVYDALRPHESEADATMYFTRLIESSLGSVATKLNFFIHNLAQMKFASSEDRPTLSFAPRVHTAKTDGLIRSLYICRHIRTSKGYAFVVKVERDGQQEALLVQRTFEEFHELHNKLRLIFPSNKLPSFPSRVVIGRSRGEAMADRRKDELNGYVWHLIHAATEVAQCDLVYTFFHPLPRDERPGTSSSKPAELSWSPVAGKELGEVKLSISYKNDKLFIMVMHIRGLQPLQDGTDPDPYVKLYLLPDPQKTSKRKTKAARRTCNPTYNEMLVYERIPRGDLDQRVIHLRVLGDGAFWENTLLGETFIPLKRLVPGQHWVDWHRLGGSDPAH, via the exons ATGTCGGCTCAGACCCAGAAGGAGGGCGGCGAGGCGGGCTGGGGGGTCCTGGAGTCTTTGGGTCTCAGTCAGAAGGAGCTGGTCCTGGCCGAGGCCCTGCAGATGGAGTACGACGCCCTGTCCCGGCTCAAACAGGACAAGACGGAGCCGGGACCCCAGCCCGGCTCCAGAGCTCCCAGCCAGACCCGCTCAAAGACCCCCAACCCCCCCACGGAGCGGCCCCGCCCTGCCCCCCCAGGAGGAGGCCTGCTGAGGGGCCTCTCAGGGTCCGACCCATCCCTTAACCAGCCCGGGGGGTCCCGGTCCGCTCCACCACCCCCAGCTCGGGCGCCCCCCCCTCAGGGAGTCACAGAGTCCCTGTACATCCTGGACGGTCCTGAGGTCGGCAAGTCCCGGGACAGCCCTGGGTCCAGCCTCGGGGACTCAGTAGGACCTGGGTCGGGGTTTCCCTCCAAAGGCTTCCCGTTTCTTGCGGACGACGTCCCCCCGGCCGTCCCCCCGAGGAACCCAATCCCCCCGCCGGGGTCGGAGAACCCCTTCCTGCCCCCCCGAGGGCCACCGGCGCTGCGCGACGTGAACCTGTTCACGCCGGACGTGGACCCGCCCAAGCTGACCTCAGACCTGAACTATGACAGCATCAACAACTCGCTGTCCCGCCTCAACGGGAGCCGCCAGGCGCCGCGAGGCCGCCGCGCCAACGGGGACCATTCAGGGAAGCCTGTGGCTCGGAGCAAGACCCTCCCCCCTCAGGTCCCACCCAGGACCTACGTCCCCGCCCCCAAGACCAACAAGAACCAGCGGCGGGTCTCTGCAGACCCG gtgtctCTGGGCTCCAGGATGAACGGTTTTGGGTACGAACTGTTCCAGGTGTCAGAGGAGAGAGACGAGGAGGTGGCCGCCTTCTGCCACATGCTGGACCT GCTGCGGTCGGCGTACCCTCACAGCGAGCGGCGGTCTAACGGGGGCTTCGTGTGGTCTCTGGCAGTGGGCATGGAGGAGCTGCATCAGGCTCTGGGTGTCAGCGTGAAGGTGACGGTCGTCAGCGAACACTTCAGAGAGCCGCTCACCTTCACCTGCGATG GCTCGTCCACGGTGGACCTGCTGATCTACCAGACTCTGTGCTACGCTCAGGATGATCTGGATCACCTGGACGTGGACGAGTTCCTGCTGAAGGTCTGTGGACATGACGAGTACCTCAACAa ctctCAGACTCTGGCTGGTCTGGAGTTTGTCCAACAGTGTCTGAAGTTTGACTGGGACGTCAGACTGTTTCTGACCAAGAGATCAAACATCAACACGGAGCTGAGACGcacg AAAGAAGACGATGAGACTCCGTCCACCATGAACCACAGCATCCTGCTGCAGGAGCGTCCAATCAAACAGACCGTCACCAG agAGGCTCTGACTCTGCTGCTCGACACGTTTCATAACGAAGCAGAGTCCTTCCTGCTGTCagag GTGGAGCTGTCGCTGCATGTCGAGCGTCTCGTCCAATCAGTGAAGGCGCTCTGCAGCTCGTTAGCTGCCGTGGAGACACCTGATGTCACCGCCGCCCTCAGCCAGCTCCCAGCATGCCCCTGTCGTCTGCAACCCAAAGTCCTGAAg gATGCTTCAGTGCTGGCTGTCAGAGAGAACAGAg AGAAAGTGGTGGAGAAGTTGACGGCGGCGATCTTGGACCTGGTGGAGCTGTACTGCAGTACTTTTAACGCTAACTTCCACCCGACGGCGCCGAGCCGCGACTGCATGGCACCGCTGCAGGAGGCGGGCCTCGTCACCACCGTGCTGTCCTTCAACGTGCATGCCGCCCACCGCATCCCCATCACCTGGGCGGCCAG TTACGAGGGGTTCTTCTTGTCCTGCTCACTGACTCACGGAGGGGCGGAGCTCTGCGCGCCACAGCACACCAGCAAGCAGTCTGTCAGCAAATACCTGTTCCACCTGGTGGTCTGGGACCAGAG GGTGTGTTTCCCGGTGCAGGTGAACCAGCTGCCCAGGGAGTCCCAGCTGACGGTGACCCTGTATGCGAGCTCTCTGCCGCCCCCCGGAGGAGCTGAGGAGAAGGGAAAGCAGCGGCGCATCGAGGCGCTCGGTTGGGTCACCATGCCGCTCTTCAACTTCAGACA CGTGCTGACCTGTGGCAGGAAGTTACTGGGTCTGTGGCCTTCGGCTCCGGGGAGGACAGGTAACGCCCGGACCAGCTCGCCAAACTTCAGCCAGCCGGATAGCGTGATCCTGCAG GTGGACTTCCCCACCTCGTCCTTCGAGGTCCGGTTCAGTACTCCTCCTCCAGCAGACTTCTGTCCTCAGTATGACTTCTCCAGACTGGACACCATCAGCCAGATTCAGCTGCAGGACGTCCTCCACAAGAAGGCTGTCttctg GCTGACGGTGGAGGACAGGCGTCTCTTGTGGGAGAAGAAGGCGTTCTGTCAGTCTGAGAGTGCGGCACTGCCCCTGGTCCTGgccagcgccccctgctgggagTGGGCCTGCCTGCCGGACATCTACGCCCTGCTGAGACAGTGGGCCTGCCCGGGACACCTGGACGCCCTGGGTCTGCTGCACGCCTC gttcCCGGACCAGGAGCTGCGGAGGACGGCGGTCCAGTGGATGGACTCCATCTCAGACCCAGAGCTGCTGGACTACCTGCCGCAGCTGGTCCAG gCTCTGAAGTATGAGTGTTACCTGGACAGTTCTCTGGTTCGGTTCCTCCTCCGTAGAGCCATCGGAGACGTTCGCATCGCCCACTACCTCTTCTG gctGCTGAAGGACAACCTGCAGGACAGTCAGTTCAGTGCTCGCTACCAGCACCTGCTGGCCGCTCTGCTGTGCTGCGTGGGTCGCGGTCTGCGTGAGGAGTTCGACCGGCAGTGCTGGCTCGTCTCCATCCTTGCCAAGGTGTCTCACAAGGTGCGGGACGCCTCGCCGTCCAGCAGACAG tgtgttCTCAGAGACGGGCTGGAGGAGATGAAGCAGTTCTTCTCAGTGAACAGCAGCTGCAGACTTCCTCTGAACCCAGCACTGTTAGTGACAGGAATCAACatccag TCGTGTTCCTTCTTCAACTCCAACGCTGTCCCTCTCAAGCTGTCCTTCCAGAACCTGGACCCTCTGGGGGACAACGTCAACGTCATCTTCAAG tcAGGAGACGACCTGCGGCAGGACATGCTGACTCTGCAGGTGATCCGCATAATGAACAAGATCTGGATCCAGGAGGGTCTGGACATGAGGATGGTCATCTTCAAATGTTTCTCCACCGGCAGAGGACGAG GGATGGTGGAGATGATCCCTCAGGCCGACACGCTGAGGAAGATCCAGGTGGAACACGGAGTCACTGGATCCTTCAAGGATCGACCTCTGGCTGActggctgcagaaacacaacCAGAGTGATGAGCAGTACGACaag GCGGTGGAGAACTTCATCTTCTCCTGTGCTGGCTGCTGTGTAGCTACGTATGTTTTGGGGATCTGTGATCGTCACAACGACAACATCATGCTGAAGACCAGCGGACACATGTTCCACATTGACTTCGGCAAGTTCCTGGGACACGCCCAGATGTTCGGCAACATCAAGAG GGACCGCGCCCCCTTCGTGTTCACCTCTGACATGGCATACGTCATCAACGGAGGAGACAAACCGTCGAGTCGATTCCACGACTTTGTGGATCTGTGCTGCGAGGCCTACAACCtgatcagaaaacacacacacctgttccTCAACCTGCTGGGCCTG atgttgTCCTGTGGGATCCCTGAACTCTCTGATCTGGAGGATCTGAAATATGTCTATGACGCGCTGAGACCGCATGAGTCTGAAGCAGATGCCACCATGTACTTCACcag gctgaTAGAGTCCAGTCTGGGCAGCGTGGCCACCAAGCTGAACTTCTTCATCCATAACTTGGCTCAGATGAAGTTTGCCTCGTCGGAGGACCGGCCCACGCTGTCCTTCGCTCCTCGAGTCCACACAGCCAAGACCGACGGACTCATCAGGAGCCTGTACATCTGCAGACACATCAGGACCAGCAAGGGCTAC gCGTTCGTGGTGAAGGTGGAGCGTGACGGGCAGCAGGAGGCGCTGTTGGTTCAGAGGACGTTTGAAGAGTTTCATGAACTTCACAACAAACTGAGACTCATCTTCCCCTCTAACAAACTGCCGag TTTCCCGAGCCGTGTTGTGATTGGTCGGTCTCGTGGCGAGGCGATGGCGGATCGGAGGAAGGACGAGCTGAACGGATACGTGTGGCACCTGATCCACGCTGCCACGGAGGTCGCTCAg tgtgacCTGGTCTACACTTTCTTCCACCCGCTGCCTCGAGACGAGAGACCTGGAACCTCAAGCAGCAAACCTGCag agctGTCCTGGTCTCCAGTTGCAGGAAAAGAACTTGGTGAAGTGAAACTGTCGATCAGCTACAAGAACGACAAACTGTTCATCATGGTGATGCACATCAGAGGCctg CAGCCCCTGCAGGACGGGACGGACCCCGACCCATACGTCAAGCTCTACCTGCTGCCCGACCCGCAGAAGACCAGCAAGAGGAAGACCAAGGCCGCCCGCCGCACCTGCAACCCCACCTACAACGAAATG CTGGTGTACGAGCGGATCCCTCGGGGGGACCTGGACCAGAGGGTGATCCACCTCAGGGTTCTAGGTGACGGGGCGTTCTGGGAGAACACTCTGCTGGGAGAAACCTTTATCCCCCTGAAGAGGCTCGTCCCCGGCCAGCACTGGGTGGACTGGCACCGGCTGGGCGGCTCAGACCCTGCCCACTAG